The Iamia sp. SCSIO 61187 genomic sequence TGACCGGCGTGAACAGCAGCGGCTCGCGGTAGCGGGCCAGGAAGGCGTCGACGTAGCGGACGAAGCCCTCGACCCACCCGGGGGCCCCGAACCCCTCGTAGTGATCGGGCAGGCCGAAGTGGCACAGGTCGACCACGGGCTCCAGGTCGTGGCGGGCACAGGCGGCGAGCGCCCGGTCCCACAGCGCCCAGTCGTAGACCCCGGGCTCGGGCTCGGTCAGCCGCCAGGGCATGCCGTAGCGCCACGCCCGCACGCCGAGGCCGGCGACGGCGGCCAGGTCCTCGTCCTGGTGGTCGAGGTGGCCGCTGGCGGCCAGCTCGTCGACGCGGACCTCCTGCCCCTCGTGGGCCACCAGCGGATCGGAAGCCTCCTCACCGCAGGCGACGACGAGCTCGGAGGGGTCGCAGAACGGGGCCGGTCGGGTCATCGGCGCACCCTACGGCGGGCCCGGACGGCTCCCGGACCACGCCGCCCGCCGATCACATGGAGCCGAGGCGGACGGCCCACAGCAGGGCCGTGACGCCGAGGAGGGCGAGGACGGCCAGCCAGAGGACCGCCTCCCGGCGCCGCCGGGCGGTCCCGGTCGCGGCTCTCGGCGGCGGCCGCCTCACGCGGCCCGCTCGGGGACGACGAGCACCGGCCGGTCGGCCTCCCTGATCACGCTGCGGCTCACGGACGGGACGAGCAGGCGCTGGAGCAGGGAGCGGTCGTGGGTGCCGACGACGATGAGGTCGACGTCGTGCCGGACGGCGGCCTCGCAGATCTCGTGCACGACGTCGCCCGACGTCACCACGACCTGGGGGTCGGGCACCCCGGCGGCCTCGGCGTCCTCGGTGATGACGTCCTTGCGCTGGTGGGAGGTCTGGGCGTCGAGCGTGGCCAGCTCGAGGGGTGCGACGGTGCCGAAGCCGCCGCCGGCCCCGGCCCACACGATCGGGATCTGGGAGACGTTGAGGACGAGGAAGTCGGCGCCCATCGGGACCAGGAGGTCGGCGGCGACCCTGGCGGCCTCCTGCGCCGCGTCCGAGTGGTCGAGGGCGATCAGGACCTTCACGGGCACCTCCTCGACAGACGGTGGTGGTGGGTGCGCCGGGACGCTGCCCCGGCCCCGGTCGAGCAGCGTCACAGCCGCGTCACGGGGGCGGCTGTGACACGACCGTGACGCAGCGCCCGCCCGGCCCGGGCAGGGCGCGCCATCGTGAGCGACGGCGACGGCGACAGCGGCCTCGATGCCGCGGCGGCGGCCCTGCTGGTGGGGGGCATGGCCTGCTTCGGCAGCGCCACGCCGGTGAGCCAGGTGGTCGGCCGCTCCTTCCCGGTCTGGCTGGGCAGCGGGCTGCGGATGGCGATCGCCGCCCTCGTGCTCGTCCCCGGTGCCCTCGCCACCCTCCGCCAGCAGGGGTCCGGGCCGGTGCAGGTGCTCCGCGAGGCCGACCGGCGCGACCGCATGCTGCTCGCCGGCATCGCCGTGATCGGCACGTTCGGGTTCAGCGCGCTCATGCTGCTGGGCATGCGCGAGGCGCCCGGCGCCGTCGGCGCGGTCGTCATGGCGACGACGCCCGCGGTCACGGCCATGGGCGCGGTCGCCTTCCTGGGTGAGCACCTCGGCGCCCGGCGCATCGTCGCCGTCGCCCTGGCCCTCGCCGGGGTCGTGTTGGTGAACGCCGCCGCCGAGACGGTCGAGGGATCCGGCGACCGGCTGCTGCTCGGGTCCGGCCTCGTGTTCGGGGCCGTGGTGTGCGAGGCCACGTACAGCCTCATGGGCAAGCGCCTCACCAGCGACCTGGCCCCCGTCGTGATCGCGGCCGCCGCCGCGGTCATCGCCACGATCGTCTTCCTGCCGCTCGCCCTGTGGGACGCCTGGACGTTCCGCTGGTCCGCCCCCACCGGGGGCCAGTGGGCGGCCGTCGCCTGGTGGGGTGCCGGCACCATGGGCCTGGGCTCGTGGCTCTGGTTCCGGGGCATGGCCCGGGTCCGCGCCGGCACCGCCTCGGCCTTCATGGGGGTGATGCCCGTCAGCGCGCTCGTGCTGTCGTACCTGCTGCTCGGCGAGGCGTTCCAGTGGATCCACGTGGCCGGCATGGTCCTGGTGCTGGCCGGGCTCGTCGCCGTGGTGCGCAGCGGCGCCCAGGTGCACTGATGGCGACGCCGACGGGTGACCGTCCGAGCGGCTCGTGAGCACCCTCGCCGAGGACGGCCGCGAGGAGGTGCGGGAGGCCGGCGACGCCCTGCGCGACCTGGGCGAGACCGTGGTCACCGCGCTCCCCCGGGTCGCCATCGCCCTGGTCGTGCTGGCCCTCCTCGTCGGCAGCGGCCGGCTGCTGCGGCCCGTCGTCCAGCGCCGGCTGGGCCGCCGCCGCACCCCCAGCTTCGCCCGCGTCATGTCCCGCCTGGCGGCGGCTGCGCTCTCGGTCGTCGGCGGGCTCCTCGCCGTCACGATCGTCTTCCCGTCGGTCCAGCCCGTCGACCTCCTGTCCGGCGCCGGGATCGTGTCGGTCGCCGCCGGGTTCGCGTTCAAGGACATCCTCCAGAACCTGCTGGCGGGGGTCCTCCTGCTGTTCCGCCAGCCGTTCCGGGGCGGCGACCAGATCCAGGTGGGCGAGGTGGCCGGCACCGTCGAGGAGATCACGGTGCGGGAGACGGTCATCCGGACCTTCGACGGCCGCCGGGTCCTCATCCCCAACGCCACGGTCTACACCGACGTGATCGAGGTCCAGACCGCCCACCCGACCCGCCGCATCGAGATCGCCGTGGGCGTCGCCTTCGGCACCGACCTCGAGCACGCCATCGACGTCGCCGTGGCGGCGGCCCGGCCGGTGCCCGGCGTCGTGGCCGAGCCCGCCCCCGAGGCCCTGGTGGCCGAGCTGGGCACCTCGGCGGTGGGGCTCGAGGTGCTGGTGTGGTGCGCCGACACCCACCAGGTCGAGACGCGCCGGGTGCGGTCCGCCGTCACCACCGCGGTGCTGCGCGCCTTCGACGCCGAGGGGATCGTCGTCCCGGCCGAGATCGTGTCGATCCGCCCGTCGGCCGAGCTGCAGGAGCTCCTCGGGTCGGCGACCGGCCCCGCAGCACGCGACGACGGCACCGACTAGGACCAGGGCATGGGCATCCGACTGAGGGCGATCGCCGAGCGGCTGCGCAGCAGCCTCTTCTTCGTCCCCATGGTCCTCGTGGTGGTCGGCGGCCTGGTGGGCCAGCTCATGGTCGGGGTCGACTCCTCGGTCGATGGCGGGGTCGACAGCCTCCCGTTCTTCCTGACCTCGACCGTCGACAGCGCCCGCGAGGTCCTGAGCGTCGTCGCCGCCGCGACCATCACCTTCGCCGGCATCGCCTTCTCGGTGAGCCTCCTCGTGATCCAGCAGGCCTCGAGCCAGTACTCGCCCCGGGTGGTGCACAGCCTCTTCCGCGACCCGTTCAACCGCCGGGTCATGGGCGCGGTGGTGGGGACGTTCAC encodes the following:
- a CDS encoding universal stress protein; this encodes MKVLIALDHSDAAQEAARVAADLLVPMGADFLVLNVSQIPIVWAGAGGGFGTVAPLELATLDAQTSHQRKDVITEDAEAAGVPDPQVVVTSGDVVHEICEAAVRHDVDLIVVGTHDRSLLQRLLVPSVSRSVIREADRPVLVVPERAA
- a CDS encoding DMT family transporter, which translates into the protein MSDGDGDSGLDAAAAALLVGGMACFGSATPVSQVVGRSFPVWLGSGLRMAIAALVLVPGALATLRQQGSGPVQVLREADRRDRMLLAGIAVIGTFGFSALMLLGMREAPGAVGAVVMATTPAVTAMGAVAFLGEHLGARRIVAVALALAGVVLVNAAAETVEGSGDRLLLGSGLVFGAVVCEATYSLMGKRLTSDLAPVVIAAAAAVIATIVFLPLALWDAWTFRWSAPTGGQWAAVAWWGAGTMGLGSWLWFRGMARVRAGTASAFMGVMPVSALVLSYLLLGEAFQWIHVAGMVLVLAGLVAVVRSGAQVH
- a CDS encoding mechanosensitive ion channel family protein; this translates as MSTLAEDGREEVREAGDALRDLGETVVTALPRVAIALVVLALLVGSGRLLRPVVQRRLGRRRTPSFARVMSRLAAAALSVVGGLLAVTIVFPSVQPVDLLSGAGIVSVAAGFAFKDILQNLLAGVLLLFRQPFRGGDQIQVGEVAGTVEEITVRETVIRTFDGRRVLIPNATVYTDVIEVQTAHPTRRIEIAVGVAFGTDLEHAIDVAVAAARPVPGVVAEPAPEALVAELGTSAVGLEVLVWCADTHQVETRRVRSAVTTAVLRAFDAEGIVVPAEIVSIRPSAELQELLGSATGPAARDDGTD